GTGAGCACCGTCGGCAGCATCCACACCCAGTGGTGCGACCACGAGACCGGTGACACCACCAGGCCGAAGTTCGCCACGCACATCAGCGCGAGCACCGGTTCACCGGCCTTGAGCACCCGGTGGGCCGCCCAGACGGTCACCGCCAGCACCGCGAAGGAGGCCACCACCCACAACACGAACCGTGGCTCCTCGCTCAACCCGAGCCGGGCCAGGGCACCGGCGATGTTCTGGTTGGTGTTGAGCGTGGCGGTGCCGATGCGGTCGGTGTCACGCACCGTCTTGGTCCAGTACTCGACCGAGTCGTGCCAGGCCAGCACGAACCCCAACCCGGTGGCCGTGATCGCCGACGCGGTACTGACCAGCAGCGCGCGGACGTCGCGGCGCAGCAGGAAGTACAGCAGAAACACGGCGGGCGTGAGCTTCAGCGCGATTGCCAGCCCGAGCAGCAGCCCGCGCGGCCAGGGGGTGCGCCGGGGCACGCAGTCGGCGATGACCAGCGTCATCAGCACCACGTTGATCTGGCCGAACCCGAGGTTGGAGCGGATCGGCTCCAGGAGCAGCACGGCGGGCCCGACGATCGCGGCCGCCAGCCAGACGCGGCGCAGCCAGGCCGGTTCGCCGGTGATCGAGGTCTGCGGCCACACGTCCAGCCGGGTCAGCAGGATGGTGGTGGCCACGATCAGCAGGATCAGCGTCGTCGCGGTGATCGCCACCCCGGCGAGCTCCAGCGACAGCAGCGCAAAAGGCGCGAACGCCACCGCGGCCAGCGGGGGATAGGTGAACGGCAGGTCCAGCCCGGCCCGGGTGGGGAACGTCGCGCCGTCGGCGTACAGCGGCCTCCCGTCCAGCCAGGCCTGGCCGCCCATCCGGTAGACGTCGATGTCGATGCGGTACGGCATGGCTCCGAACAGCCGCCAGCCCGCAACG
The window above is part of the Mycolicibacterium hassiacum DSM 44199 genome. Proteins encoded here:
- a CDS encoding glycosyltransferase 87 family protein, yielding MRIWRGPGGQGGGPALAWRLVQLLAVAALGVAGWRLFGAMPYRIDIDVYRMGGQAWLDGRPLYADGATFPTRAGLDLPFTYPPLAAVAFAPFALLSLELAGVAITATTLILLIVATTILLTRLDVWPQTSITGEPAWLRRVWLAAAIVGPAVLLLEPIRSNLGFGQINVVLMTLVIADCVPRRTPWPRGLLLGLAIALKLTPAVFLLYFLLRRDVRALLVSTASAITATGLGFVLAWHDSVEYWTKTVRDTDRIGTATLNTNQNIAGALARLGLSEEPRFVLWVVASFAVLAVTVWAAHRVLKAGEPVLALMCVANFGLVVSPVSWSHHWVWMLPTVLTTAVLAHRYHSTALRVVSAIGVVLMVFTPIPLMPEHRETAASLWRQLAGGSYVWWAITVLVVSGVVAGRLVACEDPDDQAAVRQQSIPAVS